A single Nostoc sp. PCC 7107 DNA region contains:
- a CDS encoding DUF2993 domain-containing protein: MPEKNSQAKGANKIRIITNVLTTAVKLWLRAQVSHVSQLEVDIKASDRQLLSGRIPWVSISANDAVYQGLHITRIHLVAENIQVNIGAVLKGQPLRLLATVPVVGELIVNEKDLNSSVSSELLSTALNEVLVKLLPEHCLKSKQIAWEKIILENHRIILAAILTCPSDNTPLEISLNLNLVSNRELRLSQIQVLENSSPLVASNEDYHLDLGSDVEIQELSVIPPQLVCRGKINVNP, encoded by the coding sequence ATGCCTGAAAAAAATTCCCAAGCAAAGGGTGCAAATAAAATACGAATTATCACCAATGTCCTCACAACCGCAGTTAAACTCTGGTTAAGAGCGCAAGTGAGTCATGTATCCCAGTTAGAGGTGGATATTAAAGCGAGCGATCGCCAACTTCTCTCTGGTCGTATTCCTTGGGTTTCTATTTCTGCAAACGATGCAGTCTATCAAGGCCTCCATATTACACGAATTCACCTCGTAGCGGAGAATATTCAGGTCAACATAGGCGCAGTACTGAAAGGCCAGCCCTTACGACTGTTGGCAACAGTACCAGTGGTTGGCGAACTAATCGTAAATGAGAAAGATCTCAACAGTTCCGTCTCATCCGAACTATTATCGACTGCTTTAAATGAAGTACTGGTTAAACTTTTACCAGAACACTGCCTAAAATCCAAGCAAATAGCTTGGGAAAAAATTATTTTGGAGAATCATCGAATAATTCTGGCTGCTATACTAACATGTCCAAGTGACAATACACCTCTGGAAATATCTTTAAATTTAAATTTAGTTAGTAATCGAGAATTACGGTTATCACAGATTCAAGTTTTAGAAAATAGTTCGCCACTAGTTGCAAGTAACGAAGATTACCATCTAGATTTAGGTTCTGATGTGGAAATACAAGAACTCAGCGTGATCCCGCCGCAATTAGTTTGTCGCGGTAAGATTAACGTGAATCCATAA
- a CDS encoding Rid family detoxifying hydrolase translates to MDAEELLEKYAAGERKFHSVNLSEENLQGLDLSEIDLYNSNLTGSDLSGTTLKKGNFNSTNLTKASLKNTKLNSVSASSATFYWTDLNGADLSWSNLSSANLNYANLEQAKLTGINLSSAKLIYANLDTADLSGANLSSSDLSVASLVGANLNKANLSKADLGDAYLMESDFTLANLTEATLIGAKLQNVKFHRANLYQVNLSGMNLTDVDFTAASLQSTNLIKSRLQGANLERVNLRGANLTNANLDGANLRRADLTGADIYGASFIDADLTGAIMPDGEIYKPIASEVEIGKQVVSLEKVISMTRQVINTDQAPAPVGPYNQAIAASGQMIFVAGQIAIDPRLGDVVYTDDVKKQTEQVLANLEAILKAAGATFADVVKTTVFLADMNDFAAVNAIYAKYFPEDTAPARACVQVSRLPKDVLVEIDCIAVV, encoded by the coding sequence ATGGATGCTGAGGAACTGTTAGAAAAATATGCCGCAGGGGAACGAAAATTTCATTCAGTAAATTTGAGTGAAGAAAATCTTCAAGGCTTAGACCTTAGTGAGATAGATCTATACAATTCAAATTTAACTGGATCTGATTTAAGTGGGACAACCTTAAAAAAAGGAAACTTTAATAGTACAAATCTTACTAAAGCATCTCTTAAAAATACAAAGTTAAATTCAGTCAGCGCTTCTTCAGCAACATTTTATTGGACAGACCTTAATGGTGCTGATTTAAGTTGGTCAAATCTTAGTAGTGCTAATTTAAATTATGCGAACTTAGAACAAGCGAAGCTGACAGGTATAAATCTAAGTAGCGCAAAATTAATTTATGCAAATCTAGATACAGCAGATTTAAGTGGAGCCAATCTCAGTAGTTCAGACCTAAGTGTAGCTTCATTAGTTGGAGCTAATTTAAATAAAGCTAACTTAAGTAAAGCCGATTTAGGTGATGCTTATTTAATGGAGTCTGATTTTACTCTAGCAAATTTAACTGAGGCAACATTGATAGGTGCTAAACTGCAAAACGTTAAATTTCACAGAGCAAACCTATACCAAGTGAATTTATCAGGGATGAACTTAACTGATGTAGACTTTACAGCCGCATCTCTACAAAGTACAAACCTTATAAAATCAAGGCTCCAAGGCGCTAATTTAGAAAGAGTGAATCTGCGAGGGGCAAATTTAACGAACGCAAATCTGGATGGAGCAAATTTGAGAAGGGCTGACTTAACTGGTGCTGATATTTATGGAGCCAGCTTTATAGATGCTGACCTAACTGGTGCGATAATGCCTGATGGAGAAATTTACAAACCGATCGCCTCTGAGGTAGAAATCGGTAAACAGGTAGTATCGTTAGAAAAAGTAATATCTATGACACGACAAGTTATTAATACTGATCAAGCACCTGCACCAGTGGGGCCATATAATCAAGCGATCGCAGCTTCTGGTCAAATGATATTTGTAGCTGGACAAATTGCGATCGATCCCCGGTTGGGTGATGTTGTTTACACTGATGATGTAAAAAAGCAAACTGAGCAAGTATTAGCAAATTTAGAAGCAATTTTAAAAGCTGCTGGGGCGACTTTTGCTGATGTTGTTAAAACAACTGTATTTTTAGCTGATATGAATGATTTTGCGGCTGTAAATGCGATTTATGCTAAATACTTCCCTGAAGATACAGCCCCAGCGCGTGCTTGTGTTCAAGTATCGCGTTTACCTAAAGATGTGCTGGTAGAGATTGACTGTATCGCAGTTGTTTGA
- a CDS encoding DapH/DapD/GlmU-related protein, with protein sequence MKKISHKITHKLERILVSFIPHIVKWEEYLQTKIKQYKHQKLKQQLKSVGSRVRFRDNIRIDHPHNVSFGNKIYIGTNVVLDGRGGITIGDNTTIGFNVVILSANHDYQSNTLPYEHDVYIHKPVMVGRNVWIGANVLIIPGVVIGDGAIIAAGTVVTSNVEPLAIVGGQPSRIIKYRDKEHYDRLALEQIGQTEISSVYSSIQG encoded by the coding sequence ATGAAAAAAATTAGCCATAAAATTACTCATAAATTAGAGCGCATCTTAGTATCTTTCATCCCGCATATAGTCAAGTGGGAAGAGTATTTGCAAACCAAAATCAAGCAATATAAACATCAAAAACTAAAGCAACAATTAAAATCCGTCGGTTCCCGTGTGCGATTTAGAGATAATATTCGGATTGATCATCCGCATAATGTTTCTTTTGGCAATAAAATTTACATCGGTACTAACGTTGTTTTAGATGGTCGCGGGGGAATTACAATTGGCGACAACACTACAATCGGATTTAACGTTGTTATCTTATCTGCAAATCACGATTATCAAAGCAATACTCTACCTTACGAACACGATGTTTACATTCATAAACCTGTAATGGTTGGTCGCAACGTTTGGATAGGCGCTAATGTTTTAATTATTCCAGGTGTTGTGATTGGCGATGGAGCAATTATCGCCGCAGGTACAGTTGTAACTTCTAATGTGGAACCTCTAGCAATTGTAGGCGGTCAACCTAGCAGAATCATCAAATATAGAGATAAAGAACACTATGACCGTCTTGCACTTGAACAAATAGGTCAAACTGAAATTTCTTCAGTTTATTCTAGCATTCAAGGTTAA
- a CDS encoding phosphatidate cytidylyltransferase has protein sequence MPWSRIISAIIAIALALVATLLGGWYFTIVIAVSIFLGQLEYFNLVQARGIVPAAKTTLFVSQALLIICTMDGSLADAVLPLGGTFICFYLLFQPKMATIADISASIMGLFYVAYLSSYWVRLRGIGSAAVSNIPLQGYWPNSWTDILDQKNLVALPPGFTLTILAFLCIWAADIGAYVVGKFFGKTRLSDISPKKTVEGAAFGIAASVAVAIAGSYYLQLPQFLFTGAALGLLIGIASLLGDLTESMLKRDAGVKDSGQLIPGHGGILDRTDSYIFTAPLVYYFVTLLLPLIR, from the coding sequence ATGCCTTGGTCTCGAATTATTAGTGCAATTATTGCGATCGCTCTTGCTTTGGTAGCCACCCTGTTAGGCGGTTGGTATTTTACCATTGTGATTGCTGTCAGCATCTTTTTGGGTCAATTGGAATATTTTAATTTAGTACAAGCTAGAGGCATTGTCCCTGCTGCGAAAACTACCTTATTTGTCAGCCAAGCCTTGCTGATAATTTGTACAATGGACGGCAGTTTAGCTGATGCGGTACTACCTCTGGGTGGAACTTTTATTTGTTTTTATCTCCTATTTCAGCCAAAGATGGCGACAATTGCTGACATTTCCGCTTCGATTATGGGGTTATTTTATGTAGCTTATCTGTCGAGCTACTGGGTAAGATTACGAGGCATTGGGAGTGCAGCCGTTAGCAATATTCCCTTACAAGGTTACTGGCCTAATTCTTGGACTGATATTTTAGACCAAAAAAATTTAGTCGCTTTACCACCAGGATTCACACTAACAATACTGGCGTTCTTATGTATTTGGGCAGCAGATATCGGTGCTTATGTAGTTGGTAAATTCTTCGGTAAAACTCGCTTGTCAGACATTAGCCCGAAAAAAACTGTGGAAGGCGCAGCATTTGGGATAGCAGCCAGCGTTGCTGTTGCCATAGCAGGATCTTATTATCTTCAGTTACCCCAATTTCTCTTCACAGGCGCAGCTTTGGGTTTACTGATTGGTATTGCTAGTCTGTTAGGCGATTTAACTGAATCTATGCTGAAGCGCGATGCTGGAGTAAAAGACTCTGGACAACTGATCCCCGGTCATGGTGGAATTTTAGACCGCACAGACAGTTACATTTTTACAGCCCCTTTGGTCTACTATTTCGTTACCCTGTTATTGCCGCTGATTAGGTGA
- the cbiT gene encoding precorrin-6Y C5,15-methyltransferase subunit CbiT: MPSQHWPYVTPGIPDELFEQLPGIPFSQREVRLLLIAQLRLKPDSVFWDIGAGTGTIPVEVGLLCPQGKIIAVERDEEVANLIKRNCDRFDVKNVEVLEGSAPECLHEIKTVPHRVCIEGGRAIQEILQAVWDYLPPSGRVVATAANLESLYAISQSFSQLQARNIEVVQSAVNRLETRGFSQTFTAVDPIFILSGEKLD, encoded by the coding sequence ATGCCTTCCCAACATTGGCCTTATGTTACCCCTGGTATACCGGACGAATTATTCGAGCAATTACCAGGAATTCCCTTCAGCCAGCGAGAAGTGCGGCTGTTGTTGATTGCTCAACTCCGACTAAAACCTGATTCCGTATTTTGGGATATTGGCGCAGGAACTGGTACTATCCCGGTAGAAGTTGGCTTATTGTGTCCCCAAGGCAAGATTATTGCTGTAGAACGAGATGAAGAAGTAGCCAACTTAATTAAGCGTAACTGCGATCGCTTTGATGTCAAAAATGTTGAAGTTCTGGAAGGTAGCGCCCCAGAATGTTTACATGAAATTAAAACAGTACCTCATCGCGTTTGTATTGAAGGGGGACGAGCTATCCAGGAGATTTTACAAGCAGTATGGGATTATTTGCCACCATCAGGGCGAGTCGTCGCTACAGCTGCTAATCTAGAGAGCTTGTATGCTATTTCTCAAAGCTTTTCGCAGTTGCAAGCCAGAAATATTGAAGTTGTTCAATCTGCTGTGAATCGCCTGGAGACACGAGGCTTTTCTCAGACTTTTACAGCAGTTGATCCCATTTTTATCCTCAGTGGTGAGAAACTAGACTAA
- a CDS encoding RodZ domain-containing protein yields MKWFKVKRKNNQPPTLTLEEQRAEKLKELGAQLWAARQERSLSLEEMMVITKISRRLLQAIEEGNLEDLPEPVYIQGFIRQYADALGFNGAEFAKAFPVAAMSVATTAPVSVNRSMKLLRPVHLYLLYIFVIICSVSSLSKVLSSAELSADNNQSQPEKVSQPAPNSEPENTKAESVSDNQENQTVQIGVTLKAASWIRVIADGKTEFEGVLPEGSHRVWKAQEQLTVKTDNAGSVMMSVNQEEAKQMGEPGKPEEVKIAAAKPQS; encoded by the coding sequence ATGAAGTGGTTTAAGGTTAAAAGAAAAAACAATCAGCCGCCAACACTCACTCTAGAAGAACAACGTGCCGAAAAATTGAAAGAATTGGGCGCTCAACTTTGGGCAGCGCGTCAAGAACGGAGTTTGTCTCTAGAAGAAATGATGGTGATTACCAAAATCTCGCGGCGGCTGTTACAGGCGATAGAAGAAGGTAATCTCGAAGATTTGCCAGAACCTGTTTACATTCAAGGCTTTATTCGGCAATACGCCGACGCGTTAGGTTTTAACGGTGCAGAATTTGCTAAGGCTTTTCCTGTGGCTGCTATGTCAGTTGCTACCACAGCGCCTGTTTCTGTTAATAGGTCGATGAAACTACTACGACCAGTTCATCTTTACTTGCTGTATATATTTGTAATTATTTGCTCTGTTAGCAGCTTGTCTAAAGTATTAAGCAGTGCGGAATTGAGTGCTGATAATAATCAGTCACAACCAGAAAAGGTTTCACAACCAGCGCCTAATTCTGAACCAGAAAATACAAAGGCGGAGTCTGTAAGCGACAATCAAGAAAATCAAACTGTACAGATTGGTGTCACCTTGAAGGCAGCATCTTGGATTCGTGTCATTGCTGATGGTAAAACCGAGTTTGAGGGGGTTTTACCAGAGGGAAGCCATCGCGTTTGGAAAGCGCAAGAGCAACTGACAGTGAAAACTGATAATGCTGGTAGTGTGATGATGAGCGTTAATCAAGAGGAAGCAAAGCAAATGGGAGAACCTGGGAAACCGGAAGAAGTGAAGATTGCTGCGGCTAAACCTCAATCTTAA
- a CDS encoding pseudouridine synthase gives MEVRLQKALSQLGIASRREAEEMIRQSRVQVNGVSANLGQKVDTQKDAIAIDGKLISAAERPSLIYLLLHKPPGVVSTCNDPQGRKTVLDLLPKELRTGLGIHPVGRLDAASTGALILTNDGELTFGLTHPSHSIAKTYRVLVKGHPSPAVIEKWSQGVMLDGRKTLPAQVNLIESFAVNSCLEIVLKEGRNRQIRRVAEILGHPVIELHRTAIGAIKLKNPKEIFLREGQYRSLKDEEIRFLQKSIKHKTIKDSAEVRSVAKA, from the coding sequence ATGGAGGTAAGGTTACAAAAAGCTCTGTCTCAGTTAGGTATTGCCTCACGGCGGGAAGCCGAAGAAATGATTCGGCAATCGCGTGTGCAGGTAAATGGAGTATCAGCAAATTTAGGTCAAAAAGTTGACACACAAAAAGATGCGATCGCTATTGATGGCAAATTAATTTCTGCCGCAGAACGTCCCTCTTTAATATATTTGCTGCTACACAAACCACCCGGAGTAGTTTCCACTTGCAATGATCCTCAAGGCAGAAAAACTGTTTTGGATTTACTACCCAAAGAGTTACGTACAGGTTTAGGAATTCATCCTGTTGGTCGTCTAGATGCAGCGTCTACAGGCGCATTAATTCTCACCAATGATGGAGAACTCACATTTGGACTCACCCATCCAAGTCATAGTATTGCTAAGACTTATCGTGTTTTGGTCAAAGGCCATCCTTCACCAGCAGTAATCGAAAAGTGGTCTCAGGGTGTGATGTTAGATGGCAGAAAAACGCTGCCTGCTCAAGTAAATCTTATAGAAAGTTTTGCGGTAAATAGCTGTTTAGAAATAGTGTTAAAGGAGGGCAGAAATCGCCAAATTCGTCGCGTAGCCGAGATTTTGGGACATCCAGTTATTGAGTTACATCGAACTGCTATAGGCGCAATTAAATTAAAAAACCCCAAAGAAATCTTTTTACGTGAAGGTCAATATCGTTCTCTAAAAGATGAAGAAATTCGCTTTTTGCAAAAGAGCATTAAGCACAAAACTATTAAAGACTCAGCTGAGGTAAGGAGCGTAGCAAAAGCATGA
- the malQ gene encoding 4-alpha-glucanotransferase gives MPFPRSSGILLHPTSFPSRFGIGDLGLEAYKFIDFLRESYQQYWQVLPLGPTGYGNSPYAAYSAMAGNPFIISPEKLQEKGLLSDEDFANLPEFNNSQVDYDKVIAIKTPLLKKACKNFQNQATPLQQTEFAGFCDSKAYWLDDYALFMALKDANEGTSWHTWEAALVKREPAAIEQVKQQLNAEIFYYKFIQFEFFREWSELKAYANMSGIQIIGDIPIYVAQDSSDVWSHPEIFCLDEETREPKLMAGVPPDYFSATGQLWGNPVYNWEELQKQNFKWWIGRFEAMLDYLDVIRIDHFRGFEAYWAVPQGEETAINGEWVKAPGEELFDAIKEALGKLPVLAEDLGVITPEVEALRDKYEFPGMKVLQFAFGSDPGNPFLPFNYSQNFVVYTGTHDNDTTVGWFDKANDYEKRNFLLYLGCISPEGVHWDLIRLALSSVANQAIIPLQDVLGLATDARMNFPSVAEGNWGWRYHSDVLTREVSDRLKTLTQLYGRAPQQK, from the coding sequence ATGCCTTTTCCCAGATCCAGCGGCATTTTGCTGCATCCTACCTCATTCCCCAGCCGATTTGGTATTGGTGATTTAGGCTTAGAAGCCTATAAGTTTATTGATTTTCTCAGAGAAAGCTACCAGCAATATTGGCAAGTTTTGCCTTTGGGGCCAACTGGTTATGGTAATTCTCCTTACGCTGCTTATTCTGCAATGGCGGGTAATCCCTTCATCATTAGCCCTGAAAAGCTGCAAGAAAAAGGTTTACTATCAGACGAAGACTTTGCTAACCTGCCAGAATTTAACAATTCTCAGGTAGACTACGACAAAGTTATAGCAATTAAAACTCCACTGCTCAAAAAAGCCTGCAAAAATTTTCAAAACCAAGCAACACCTCTACAACAAACTGAATTTGCCGGTTTTTGTGACAGCAAAGCTTATTGGTTAGATGATTATGCCTTATTTATGGCGCTGAAAGATGCGAATGAGGGGACAAGCTGGCATACGTGGGAAGCAGCACTAGTCAAGCGTGAACCAGCCGCAATTGAGCAAGTAAAACAGCAGTTAAATGCGGAAATTTTTTATTACAAATTCATCCAATTTGAATTTTTCCGCGAATGGTCGGAACTCAAAGCTTATGCCAATATGAGCGGTATTCAAATTATTGGCGATATTCCCATTTATGTAGCTCAAGATAGCTCTGACGTGTGGTCGCATCCCGAAATCTTTTGTCTGGATGAAGAAACCAGAGAACCGAAACTAATGGCCGGAGTTCCACCAGATTATTTTAGTGCTACTGGTCAATTGTGGGGCAACCCGGTTTACAACTGGGAGGAATTGCAAAAACAGAACTTTAAGTGGTGGATAGGTCGCTTTGAAGCGATGTTGGATTATTTAGATGTAATCCGCATTGACCACTTTCGAGGATTTGAAGCTTATTGGGCTGTTCCCCAAGGTGAAGAAACTGCGATTAATGGCGAGTGGGTGAAAGCGCCTGGGGAAGAATTGTTTGATGCTATTAAAGAAGCTCTAGGTAAACTACCTGTCTTAGCTGAAGATTTAGGAGTAATTACGCCAGAAGTAGAAGCACTCCGCGACAAATATGAATTTCCGGGGATGAAGGTGTTACAGTTCGCCTTTGGTTCTGATCCCGGTAATCCATTTTTACCTTTTAACTACTCGCAGAATTTCGTAGTTTATACCGGAACCCATGATAATGACACAACAGTGGGCTGGTTTGACAAAGCTAATGATTACGAAAAACGCAACTTTTTACTTTATTTAGGTTGTATTAGTCCTGAAGGTGTGCATTGGGATTTAATTCGTCTGGCTTTAAGTTCCGTTGCTAATCAAGCAATTATTCCGTTGCAGGATGTTTTAGGCTTAGCAACTGATGCGCGGATGAATTTCCCTAGTGTGGCTGAAGGTAATTGGGGGTGGCGCTATCATTCAGATGTACTTACCAGAGAAGTAAGCGATCGCTTAAAAACTCTCACCCAATTATACGGTCGTGCTCCTCAACAAAAATGA
- a CDS encoding NUDIX hydrolase: protein MNYRNPAPTVDIIIELIDRPHRPIVLIERLNSPFGWAIPGGFVDYGEPVEVAAKREAEEETSLQVELIEQFLVYSDPNRDPRQHTISIVFLATATGEPKAGDDAKGIGVFESWLVPNNLCFDHDRILRDYWRYRHYGIRPRLGI, encoded by the coding sequence ATGAATTACCGTAATCCTGCTCCGACGGTTGATATCATCATCGAATTAATTGACCGACCACATCGGCCAATAGTGTTAATTGAGAGGCTTAATTCCCCTTTTGGTTGGGCAATTCCCGGTGGTTTTGTGGACTATGGCGAACCTGTGGAAGTAGCTGCAAAGCGGGAAGCGGAGGAAGAAACAAGTTTGCAGGTGGAGTTAATTGAACAATTTTTGGTATATTCTGACCCCAATCGTGATCCCCGTCAGCATACGATTAGTATTGTATTTTTGGCTACCGCTACAGGAGAACCAAAGGCGGGAGATGATGCCAAGGGTATAGGTGTTTTTGAGTCTTGGCTTGTACCAAATAATTTATGTTTTGATCATGACCGCATTCTGCGGGATTATTGGCGTTATCGGCATTATGGTATACGTCCCAGGCTAGGGATTTAA
- a CDS encoding Uma2 family endonuclease yields the protein MTAIITQNYQVSWEKLPDDYVLPDEPVDNINQPAIAAALTESLQIAGKIPENAFTSTNYGICATLDGKMVIKAPDWAYIPKITVDKAEVIRSYTPQLQGDIPVIVMEFISDTEGTEYSAKPTYPPGKWFFYERILKVPNYAIFEPDSGNLEVYRLDNNTGRYTIQTPNESQHYWISEMNLFLSVWQGTRENRTGHWLRWWDEQGNLLLWGFELAEQERQRAEQEHQRAERLAAQLRAAGIEPQD from the coding sequence ATGACAGCCATCATCACCCAAAACTATCAAGTCAGTTGGGAAAAACTACCCGATGATTACGTTCTTCCAGATGAGCCAGTGGATAACATCAACCAACCAGCCATAGCCGCCGCCCTCACAGAAAGTCTACAAATTGCCGGAAAAATCCCCGAAAATGCCTTTACATCCACAAATTATGGGATTTGTGCCACTTTAGATGGAAAAATGGTCATTAAAGCCCCTGATTGGGCATATATTCCCAAAATCACCGTTGATAAGGCAGAAGTAATCCGCAGTTACACTCCCCAACTCCAAGGCGATATCCCTGTAATTGTGATGGAATTTATTTCCGATACAGAAGGAACAGAGTATTCTGCCAAACCAACCTATCCTCCTGGGAAATGGTTTTTTTATGAGCGCATCTTAAAAGTGCCAAACTATGCCATCTTTGAACCTGATAGCGGTAACTTAGAAGTTTATCGCCTAGATAACAATACAGGCAGATACACCATCCAAACCCCTAACGAGAGCCAACATTACTGGATTAGCGAAATGAATCTTTTCCTTAGCGTTTGGCAAGGTACTCGTGAAAATCGCACAGGCCATTGGTTGCGGTGGTGGGATGAACAAGGAAACCTATTACTCTGGGGTTTTGAGTTAGCAGAACAAGAACGACAACGTGCTGAACAAGAACATCAACGTGCTGAACGACTAGCAGCACAATTACGTGCAGCGGGTATTGAACCACAAGATTAA